The Spirosoma oryzicola region AACCGGTTGCAGGACATTCTTACCGAACAATTTAAAGCTGGAAAAACGGGCAATCAAATGCTTCTGGCCGCGCTGGAGCAATCGCAGAAAGAAGGTATCAAAGGAACCATCTACTCCCACCCGATTGGCGTTCACGGCCACGCGGCTGGCCCAACCATTGGCCTGTGGGATCAGCAGAAAGGCGTTCCCGGCGCTGGCGATTATCCACTGCTGGCCAACACTGCCTATTCGATTGAACTGAATGCCGCCGTCGAAATTCCGGAATGGAAGAAAGTGGTGCGGATCATGCTCGAAGAAGACGGTTTTTTCGACGGAAATACGTTCCGCTACATCGACGGTCGACAAACGGAAATTTATACCATCCCCCGAAAATTGGGATATGTCAAATAACAAAAAGAGCCGCAAGGGATGACTTGCGGCTCTTTTTGTTTACTTCGGTATTACTATTTCACATTTACCGGCGTACCATCGCGAATCTCTTCGTTGGCTGCCGTAATAAACTGATCGCCTTCGGTCAGCTGGCCAAATACTTCTACTTTGTCGTTGGCCTCAATTCCTCGTTTAACCGGCACATATTCCGCTTTCTTGTCTTTAACCCGAATCAGAAAAATGCCTGTTGTCGAGTTCACAACCGCCGATTTTGGGACAATAAACGTGCTGTTTTTAGTGGGCAGCGGTATGTTAACCTCCGCGATCATACCGGGCAACAACTTCTTGTCATTATTGATCACATCGACCTCGACCCGCTCCGACCGTAGTCGTTTGTCCAATGCGCCGGCCAACCGTTTCACTTGCCCGGTAAAGGTCTTATCGGGGAACGTCTTTACCGTAAAGCTCACCTGGTCGTTCTGATCGACATAGCCCGTGTACGTTTCGGGAACAGAAACTACCAGACGCAACCTTTTTTGCTCCGTCAACACAAAGAGCGGGAATTCAGACCCTTTGCCCGCTGGTCCGACATACGCGCCTGTGCTGGCATTCCGCGCACTGATAACGCCATCAAACGGAGCCCGGATTTGCAGGTATTGTCTCAGATCAGCCACTTCCCGATAGGCCGACTTAGCCGCATCCAATTGAGCCAGATCGGCATTGCGTTTGGCTAGTGCCTGATCCACGTCATTCTTCGAAACGGCCCCAGAAAATTTGCTGGCTTCGAGAATACGCTCGTAATTGGCTTTACTGGCGATAGACAAAGCCTCCTGCGCTTTCAGCTTTGATTCCGCCGACGCGAGCTGAGCGCCTAGTTCGGGGGCTTCGGCCAGGGCCAGCAACTGCCCTTTTTTTACTTCCGAACCGACATCCGCGTTCAGCGTTTTGATGTAACCCGTCACTCGGGCGTAAATATCGACATCCCGAAAGGCTACCAGTTCGCCGGGTAACTGTAGCGACGAAGCCAGTTTTCCTTTAGTCAGGCTAAACACCTCCAGAGCGGCCGGGGCTTCGGGAGCTTCGGATTCAGCTTCTTCTTCCTTTCCTTCGGATGAATGACAACTTGATAAAGCACTAAGCAGGAGTATTCCCCCCACAAGGGTAAGCAAACTACGGTATGGTTTATTAATGAACTGGTTCATAGGAGGATGGAATATAAAACTTACTTTCTTTGTCTTCAGGATCAAGCGATACCGACTCGGTCGAGGTGTTACCCTGTACCCAGGCAAATACCATCGGAAGAATAAACAAGGCCGCAAACGTCGATGCAATCAGACCACCAATCACGGCACGTCCCAGCGGAGCCGCCTGCGAACCACCTTCACCCAAACCTGATGCCATCGGAATCATCCCCACTACCATCGCAACACTCGTCATCAGAATAGGCCGTAATCGGACCGAAGCGGCTTCTTTGGCCGAAAGCAACGCATTGCCGTTTTTCAGGCGCAGTTCTTCGGCATTCGTTACCATCAGTACGGCGTTCGAAATAGAAACCCCCACCGACATGATCATACCCATATACGACTGCAAATTAAGCGTCGAACCAGTCAATATCAGCAGCAGCAGCGAGCCAAGCAATACCGCTGGTACCGTACACAAAACAACCAGCGATACTTTGAACGACTGGAAATTGGCAGCCAGCATCAGAAAAATAACGATGATGGCCGTGAACAAGCCCGTTTGCAGACTGTCCAGCGTTTCGATCAGTACTTGTGTCAGCCCCTGCATTTTAACCGTCAATCCACGGGGTAGTTCGCCCAGCGAATCGATGGCTTTCTGCACATCGTGCGCAGCGGTTCCCAGGTCCATATCGTTCAGGTTGGCCGTAACCGATAGCACCGGAATAGCCCCGACGTTGTCGTTTTCGCCGTAAGTCGTTCCGGTCCGGATGGTCGCGACATCGCTTAGTACCGGCCGGTTGGCGTTTGGCGTAATCGGAATTTCACCCAGATCGTTGACGCTTTTCATCTGGTTTTCCGGGACCTGCACCTGTACACTATAGCTCTGATTCGACTTTGGGTCGATCCACACGCTTTTCTCGGTATAACGCGACGACGAGGTCGAAGCAATCAACGAACGCGAGATAGACGACATATCCGTTCCTAACTGGGCAGCGCGGGTCCGGTCAACCGTTACGTTGATCGTTGGATACTTCGTAGCCTGCCCGATCTGCACATCACGCAGGTATGGGATCTTCTGAAGTTTCGCGATGACTTTATTCGCGTACTCTTCGTTTTGTTTTTTGTTTTTCCCCGTCAGCTTTACTTCAATCGGCGTTGGTGACCCCTGACTCAGGATCTTATCGGTCAACTCAATCGGTTCAAACGAAAGCTTAACGTCAGGTAACGCTTTGTTAATGCTGGCTCTGAATTTGTCTTTCAGTTCATCCAGGTCAACGTCATAGTCTCTTTTCAAACTTACCTGCAAAACGCCTTCCTGCGGTCCCGCCATAAACAGGTAAATCGGACTCGTCGAAAACTGAGCACCGTGCATCCCAACCATCGCTGACGTAATTTCGATGTTTTCCTTACCGACCAGCTTGTTCAGCACGTCAATGGTTTTGAGCATGGTGGTTTCGGTTTTTTCAAGCCGGGTTCCGTCGGGATTCCGCAACCGAACCTGAAACTGTCCCCCACCCGCTTTGGGCAACACGTCCCGGCCAATCGTCGTGATCAGCAGTCCAGCAATCGCCAGTGAGCCAACGACATAAACCAACACGATAGGCTTCCGGTACGGCATCGACCGCTCCATGAATCGCATGAAACGAGCCCGTACTCGTTCGAAGAAGCTGATTTTACCGTCGTTGTTCGCGTCGATCCGGTGCGCCATTTCTTCTTTCTGACTCAATATATCGTCGTGCGAATGATGACCATTCGAGCCGGTTTTACCGGTACCATTGACCGATATACGCTGCCCGTTTGCCGCTAGCACATCCTGTTTCGTGCCTTTTCCGTTCCCAACGGCATTGTGCTCTTTCATAAACCAGTTGGCCAGAACAGGAACCAGCGTCTGTGCCATCAGGTACGAGGTGATCATCGAGAAACCAATCGCCAGCGAGAGCGGCAGAAACAAGGCACCCGGA contains the following coding sequences:
- a CDS encoding efflux RND transporter permease subunit; the protein is MNLIRSALRKPITILVIVASLFYFGVGAVRTIKIDIFPNLNLPVIYISQPFGGYTPDQMEAFFGKQYVNLLLYVSGVKSIETKNIQGITLLKLSFYEGTNMAQAAAEVSAYSNRAQAVFPPGSQPPFILRFDASTLPVGQLVLSSPNRSNNELQDLANVYIRSGFTSIPGLVSPAPFGGNSRSVVIKADPTLLRAHNLTPDQLVAALRINNQATPAGNVRVGDLNYFTPANTTIKTIDDFGNIPLYTGTVQNLYLRDVATIEDGADITQGYVLVNGKRSVYLPITKSADASTWEVVQNLKAALPRFQALLPEDVKLTYTFDQSVYVINAVESLITEGAIGAILTGLMVLLFLGDLRGALIVIVTIPTCIIAGVLFLSLFGQTINIMTLSGLSLAIGILVDESTVTIENIHQHMDMHKPKALAIWDACKEIAFSKLLILFCILAVFAPAFTMKGIPGALFLPLSLAIGFSMITSYLMAQTLVPVLANWFMKEHNAVGNGKGTKQDVLAANGQRISVNGTGKTGSNGHHSHDDILSQKEEMAHRIDANNDGKISFFERVRARFMRFMERSMPYRKPIVLVYVVGSLAIAGLLITTIGRDVLPKAGGGQFQVRLRNPDGTRLEKTETTMLKTIDVLNKLVGKENIEITSAMVGMHGAQFSTSPIYLFMAGPQEGVLQVSLKRDYDVDLDELKDKFRASINKALPDVKLSFEPIELTDKILSQGSPTPIEVKLTGKNKKQNEEYANKVIAKLQKIPYLRDVQIGQATKYPTINVTVDRTRAAQLGTDMSSISRSLIASTSSSRYTEKSVWIDPKSNQSYSVQVQVPENQMKSVNDLGEIPITPNANRPVLSDVATIRTGTTYGENDNVGAIPVLSVTANLNDMDLGTAAHDVQKAIDSLGELPRGLTVKMQGLTQVLIETLDSLQTGLFTAIIVIFLMLAANFQSFKVSLVVLCTVPAVLLGSLLLLILTGSTLNLQSYMGMIMSVGVSISNAVLMVTNAEELRLKNGNALLSAKEAASVRLRPILMTSVAMVVGMIPMASGLGEGGSQAAPLGRAVIGGLIASTFAALFILPMVFAWVQGNTSTESVSLDPEDKESKFYIPSSYEPVH
- a CDS encoding efflux RND transporter periplasmic adaptor subunit, which produces MNQFINKPYRSLLTLVGGILLLSALSSCHSSEGKEEEAESEAPEAPAALEVFSLTKGKLASSLQLPGELVAFRDVDIYARVTGYIKTLNADVGSEVKKGQLLALAEAPELGAQLASAESKLKAQEALSIASKANYERILEASKFSGAVSKNDVDQALAKRNADLAQLDAAKSAYREVADLRQYLQIRAPFDGVISARNASTGAYVGPAGKGSEFPLFVLTEQKRLRLVVSVPETYTGYVDQNDQVSFTVKTFPDKTFTGQVKRLAGALDKRLRSERVEVDVINNDKKLLPGMIAEVNIPLPTKNSTFIVPKSAVVNSTTGIFLIRVKDKKAEYVPVKRGIEANDKVEVFGQLTEGDQFITAANEEIRDGTPVNVK